The Methanoplanus sp. FWC-SCC4 genome has a window encoding:
- a CDS encoding phosphoglycerol geranylgeranyltransferase produces the protein MKIDWKNWKHVTKLDPDKQLPPESVEEIVTSGTDALMLSGTLNVTKENLTVLREQVKQYGVPMVVEPADPSGVIFEEVQGLFVPSVLNTPDPTWIIGKHESWVKKDANIRWDLVVPEAYIVLNPKSSVGRVTKAICDLPKEDVCAFAKVADKYFNFPIVYIEYSGTYGNPEIVKAVSETIEDSVLYYGGGINCGEKAAEMGKYADTIVVGNAVYDNGSKALKETVRAVQ, from the coding sequence ATGAAAATCGATTGGAAAAACTGGAAACACGTAACCAAACTTGATCCTGACAAACAACTGCCACCCGAATCAGTCGAAGAGATAGTCACAAGTGGTACAGATGCCCTGATGCTTTCAGGGACACTAAATGTTACAAAAGAGAACCTGACAGTTCTTCGTGAACAGGTAAAACAATACGGGGTTCCAATGGTTGTCGAACCGGCAGATCCAAGTGGTGTGATCTTCGAAGAAGTTCAGGGTCTGTTTGTCCCGAGTGTACTGAACACACCTGATCCAACCTGGATTATTGGAAAACATGAATCCTGGGTTAAAAAAGATGCAAATATCAGATGGGACCTTGTGGTTCCTGAAGCATATATTGTCTTAAATCCAAAATCATCCGTAGGAAGAGTTACAAAGGCAATATGTGACCTTCCAAAAGAAGATGTCTGTGCATTTGCAAAAGTGGCGGATAAATACTTCAATTTCCCGATTGTTTATATTGAATATTCAGGAACATACGGAAATCCTGAAATCGTTAAGGCAGTATCAGAAACAATTGAGGATTCTGTTCTGTATTATGGCGGAGGCATTAACTGTGGTGAAAAAGCCGCAGAAATGGGGAAATATGCTGACACCATAGTAGTCGGGAATGCAGTTTACGACAACGGCTCAAAAGCCTTAAAAGAAACAGTTCGTGCTGTACAGTAA
- a CDS encoding DNA topoisomerase I, with the protein MHLIIAEKNIAAQRIAGFLAEDQKVKTEKDGGVNLYHFNDSVSIGLRGHVVEIDFEPGYSNWRSEVHTPRTLIDAGIIKKPTEKKIVNLIKKLSKKADLVTIATDYDREGELIGKEAYEIVRSANKSVRINRAIFSAITKQEIKSAFENPTEIDFNLAEAGETRQEIDLVWGASLTRFISIAAKRGGNNILSVGRVQSPTLAMIVDREKEIEAFIPEPYWMLGLISEKNNEIFEARHTSGKFWNFDEAKLAESNTKEPLLVTEVKKGTKNDHSPTPFDTTAFIVAASRLGLSAANAMRIAEELYMNGFISYPRTDNTIYPASLDLDAILTELKNSPFKNEVEWVIANKREKPTQGKKSSTDHPPIHPAGAAKPEQMDEQTWKVYELVVRRFLATLSPDARWKTLKYLFNAGTEPYTSTGQKLEYEGYRHVYTYSQAKEQELPELSTGDSLPVKEIVLEEKETLPPPRYSQSKLIQQMEELGLGTKSTRHDVIGKLVSRRYVEGTPLKPTLVGRAVTETLEQYAGLITKPDMTQTIESHMEDIKKGSMRKTSVVNESKGMLHRIFDDLEQNEENIGNDIMDRTAEERMIGKCPVCGNSLMIRKSKGMAQFIGCNGYPDCSFNIGLPSAQWGNAIREEKVCDIHGLRYIKLIRKGARPWDIGCPLCNHINSNLEALRMMPSMNDVLIANLHSENIYSVYEIATLDINDLIRRTKISEAEITKIRAEAEEVLEILRKRSEMRKFVRKVIPPRRGRSHAKVVNAFIDDGINEIGDIASSDRKKLQTLFVSEQEAESLINEAKAIYNKAILKEYGVPAVSLKKYMESGFLSPEDFCFIHPAYLSHKTGINIDTVHKHVTKVCEGKKVSVPEKISKKSFEEGKKELLQIAGIGEALLEKLYMAGITNKKSLKNADPAILSKKTGISKEKLEQLQNKS; encoded by the coding sequence ATGCACCTTATTATTGCAGAGAAAAACATTGCGGCTCAAAGGATTGCCGGATTTCTCGCAGAAGACCAGAAAGTTAAAACAGAAAAAGACGGCGGGGTAAATCTCTACCATTTCAATGATTCTGTTTCAATAGGACTTCGCGGGCATGTTGTTGAAATAGATTTTGAGCCGGGATATTCAAACTGGAGAAGTGAGGTGCATACTCCCAGAACCCTTATTGATGCAGGGATCATAAAAAAACCAACGGAAAAAAAGATTGTAAACCTCATCAAAAAACTTTCAAAAAAAGCAGACCTCGTTACAATTGCAACTGATTATGACCGTGAGGGAGAGTTAATCGGAAAAGAGGCATACGAAATCGTAAGATCAGCAAACAAATCTGTCAGAATAAACCGTGCAATATTCAGTGCAATAACAAAACAGGAAATTAAGTCAGCATTTGAAAATCCTACTGAAATTGATTTCAATCTTGCGGAAGCAGGAGAAACAAGACAGGAAATTGATCTTGTATGGGGTGCATCACTTACAAGATTCATAAGTATTGCTGCAAAAAGAGGTGGCAACAACATCCTGAGCGTTGGTCGTGTACAAAGCCCGACACTTGCAATGATTGTTGACAGGGAAAAAGAAATAGAGGCCTTTATCCCTGAACCATACTGGATGCTTGGCTTAATTTCAGAAAAAAACAATGAGATTTTTGAAGCACGCCATACCTCTGGAAAATTCTGGAACTTTGATGAGGCAAAATTAGCAGAATCAAATACAAAAGAGCCTCTTTTGGTAACTGAAGTCAAAAAAGGAACCAAAAACGACCATTCTCCAACTCCTTTTGATACAACCGCATTTATAGTCGCGGCAAGCCGTCTGGGCTTAAGTGCGGCAAATGCAATGCGTATCGCCGAAGAACTGTATATGAACGGTTTTATCTCTTATCCAAGAACTGACAATACAATCTATCCTGCATCCCTTGACCTTGATGCTATATTAACAGAACTTAAAAATTCTCCGTTTAAAAATGAAGTTGAATGGGTTATTGCAAATAAGCGGGAAAAACCAACACAGGGAAAGAAGTCAAGTACTGATCATCCCCCGATTCACCCGGCCGGCGCTGCAAAACCAGAGCAAATGGATGAACAGACCTGGAAAGTCTATGAACTTGTAGTAAGAAGATTCCTTGCAACTCTTTCCCCTGATGCAAGATGGAAAACACTAAAATATCTTTTTAATGCAGGAACTGAACCCTATACTTCAACCGGGCAGAAACTTGAATACGAAGGTTACAGGCATGTTTACACATACAGTCAGGCAAAAGAACAGGAACTCCCTGAATTGTCAACAGGTGACTCACTGCCGGTAAAGGAAATTGTTCTTGAAGAAAAAGAGACTCTCCCCCCGCCAAGGTATTCACAAAGCAAACTTATCCAGCAAATGGAAGAACTTGGACTTGGTACAAAATCCACACGCCATGATGTTATAGGAAAACTTGTTTCAAGACGCTATGTGGAAGGAACTCCTCTTAAACCCACCCTTGTGGGAAGAGCAGTGACAGAAACTCTTGAACAATATGCAGGACTTATAACAAAACCTGACATGACCCAGACTATTGAATCACATATGGAGGACATCAAAAAAGGGTCGATGCGTAAAACCAGTGTGGTCAATGAATCAAAAGGGATGCTGCACAGAATTTTCGATGATCTCGAACAAAATGAGGAGAACATCGGAAATGACATAATGGACAGGACAGCCGAAGAGCGGATGATTGGAAAGTGTCCGGTCTGTGGCAACAGCCTGATGATAAGAAAATCAAAAGGAATGGCTCAGTTTATCGGATGCAACGGTTATCCAGACTGTTCTTTTAATATAGGCCTTCCTTCTGCACAGTGGGGAAACGCAATTCGTGAAGAAAAAGTGTGTGACATTCACGGATTAAGATATATAAAACTTATAAGAAAAGGCGCAAGACCCTGGGATATTGGCTGCCCGCTTTGCAATCATATAAACTCAAATCTGGAGGCCCTCAGAATGATGCCTTCGATGAATGATGTATTGATTGCAAATCTTCATTCTGAAAACATTTATTCGGTATATGAAATCGCAACACTGGATATAAATGATCTGATAAGAAGAACAAAAATAAGCGAAGCTGAAATTACAAAGATCAGAGCAGAAGCTGAAGAAGTCCTGGAAATTTTGCGCAAACGCTCTGAAATGAGAAAATTTGTAAGAAAGGTAATTCCGCCAAGAAGGGGCAGAAGCCATGCCAAAGTTGTTAATGCCTTTATTGATGATGGCATTAATGAAATTGGTGACATTGCTTCATCAGACAGGAAAAAGCTTCAGACTCTTTTTGTCAGTGAACAGGAAGCAGAATCACTGATAAATGAGGCAAAGGCGATATACAACAAAGCAATTTTAAAGGAATACGGCGTCCCTGCAGTAAGTCTTAAAAAATACATGGAATCCGGCTTCCTTTCTCCTGAAGATTTCTGCTTTATTCATCCTGCATATTTAAGCCATAAAACCGGAATCAACATTGATACCGTACACAAACATGTAACAAAAGTCTGTGAAGGAAAAAAAGTATCCGTTCCTGAAAAAATCAGCAAGAAAAGTTTTGAAGAGGGTAAAAAAGAACTTCTGCAGATTGCGGGTATTGGTGAGGCACTGCTTGAAAAATTATACATGGCAGGCATCACCAACAAAAAATCTCTCAAAAATGCAGATCCAGCCATTCTTTCAAAGAAAACAGGTATTTCTAAAGAAAAATTAGAACAATTACAAAACAAGTCATAA